One genomic region from Cryptococcus deuterogattii R265 chromosome 7, complete sequence encodes:
- a CDS encoding hydroxymethylglutaryl-CoA synthase, whose translation MSNFDIPARPSNVGILGMEMYFPKRCISEEQLEEFDGVAKGKYTIGLGMGHMAFTDDKEDINSVALTVVSSLLQKYNIDPKSIGRLDVGTETLIDKSKSTKTLLMNLFAESGNTDIEGIDSKNACYGSTAALFNAVNWIQSESWDGRNAIVMCGDIAIYKEGSARPVGGMGACAMLIGPDAPLVLEPVHGTYMANTWDFYKPDLSAEYPTVDGPLTIAAYLGALDNAYSTYIQKAEASQARAAKKLSLASVTAAVSEVANGFVGAVNGHANGHANGHANGVSETKVDGIAKFDYVCLHSPYGKLVQKGHARMFYNDYLRNPSHPAFANVPEDVKSLDRTKTYTDKVIEKTFIGIAGDHYKSAVLPGKDCVSRCGNMYTASLYGALASVVSSAPEGIEIGKRIGMYAFGSGCAASFYALRVNGSTKEIADKLNLKARLASMDVRPCQEYVDALKLREENHNAVKYIPQGSLDNIWPGAYYLEGVDELYRRTYLQKPGSA comes from the exons ATGTCCAACTTTGACATCCCCGCTAGACCCAGCAACGTCGGTATCCTCGGCATGGAGATGTACTTCCCCAAGAGG TGCATCTCTGAGGAACAGCTCGAGGAGTTTGACGGCGTCGCCAAGGGAAAGTATACTATTGGTTTGGGTATGGGACACATGGCTTTCACCGACGACAA GGAGGACATCAACTCTGTCGCTTTGACCG tcgtttcttctcttctccaaaaatACAACATCGACCCCAAGTCCATCGGTCGTTTGGACGTCGGTACTGAGACCCTTATCGACAAGTCCAAATCTACCAAAACCCTTCTCATGAACCTCTTTGCCGAGTCAGGCAACACCGATATTGAGGGTATTGACTCCAAGAACGCGTGTTACGGCTCTACCGCCGCCCTTTTCAATGCTGTTAACTGGATTCAGTCTGAAAGCTGGGACGGAAGGAACGCTATTGTCATGTGCGGTGACATTGCCATTTACAAGGAGGGAAGTGCTAGGCCTGTGGGTGGCATGGGTGCCTGTGCCATGTTGATCGGCCCCGATGCGCCCTTGGTGCTTGAGC CCGTCCACGGCACTTACATGGCCAACACCTGGGACTTTTACAAGCCAGACCTTTCCGCGGAATAC CCCACTGTTGATGGCCCCTTGACCATCGCCGCCTATCTCGGTGCCCTCGACAACGCCTACTCCACTTACATCCAGAAGGCTGAGGCTTCCCAGGCTCGTGCCGCCAAGAAGCTCTCCCTTGCTTCTGTGACCGCTGCCGTTTCCGAGGTTGCTAACGGCTTCGTCGGAGCTGTCAATGGCCACGCCAACGGTCATGCCAATGGTCACGCCAACGGCGTTTCTGAGACCAAGGTGGACGGTATTGCCAAGTTTGACTATGTCTGTTTGCACAGTCCCTACGGCAAGCTCGTCCAGAAGGGTCACGCCCGTATGTTCTACAAC GATTACCTCCGAAACCCCTCTCATCCCGCTTTCGCCAACGTCCCTGAGGACGTCAAGTCTCTTGACAGGACCAAGACCTATACCGATAAGGTCATTGAGAAGACTTTCATTGGTATCGCTGGCGACCATTACAAGTCTGCTGTTCTCCCGGGCAAGGACTGTGTCTCTCGATGCGGTAACATGTACACTGCTTCTCTTTACGGTGCCCTCGCCTCTGTTGTCTCTTCCGCCCCTGAAGGTATTGAGATCGGCAAGCGAATTGGCATGTACGCCTTTGGTTCTGGTTGTGCCGCATCTTTCTACGCTCTTAGGGTCAACGGCTCTACCAAGGAAATTGCGGACAAGTTGAACTTGAAGGCGAGATTGGCTTCTATGGACGTTAGGCCTTGTCAGGAATATGTCGATGCTCTCAAG CTCCGAGAGGAGAACCACAACGCTGTCAAGTACATCCCTCAAGGTTCTCTTGACAACATCTGGCCTGGTGCTTACTACCTCGAGGGTGTTGACGAACTTTACCGACGAACTTATCTTCAAAAGCCTGGATCTGCCTAA